Proteins encoded by one window of Primulina huaijiensis isolate GDHJ02 chromosome 1, ASM1229523v2, whole genome shotgun sequence:
- the LOC140987199 gene encoding uncharacterized protein isoform X4 gives MESGRRKKKRNNKKKNEQATTLIESVTNDGRDSTSYTRSHVVETEQDLDVQFSGATDASNDVGRKMDSDTDGHFSYGIEETNLAKADERYWIDREASFEEKIKQLQAEKDAQMQKEAILEDKIKNLQREKDENLQNLAGQEETIRQLHSEKIACIQKEEMLEERFKQLQREKDAYLQKEISTEESIAALSNDCKKLQDQVMELEESRKSLLKEKEELIEKVSSLQLHIDNLESTITYTHPYMNNIGTSEDGNADHQREVMHPPSEKLVPENRELIEKVNGMYADSLPVGSNPVDIAALSAVDNSTAVLQDFALGAEGRKMMPVSHSARSLAEVMINFERNGEDVNGKDGSGTPKSSEEIVEADEIVQIPLGDSQTEDASLEVYEKNDASFIDAPLIGAPFRFISFVARYVSGADLVNKNAENSV, from the exons ATGGAGAGTGGTcggagaaagaagaaaagaaacaacAAGAAGAAGAATGAGCAAGCTACTACACTGATAGAAAGTGTCACCAATGATGGCAGGGACTCTACTTCTTATACCCGCAGTCATGTTGTGGAGACGGAACAGGATTTGGACGTTCAATTTTCAGGGGCTACAGATGCCTCAAATGACGTTGGACGGAAAATGGATTCTGATACTGATGGTCATTTTTCTTATGGAATAGAAGAA ACAAACTTAGCTAAAGCAGACGAACGGTATTGGATCGACAGAGAG GCAAGCTTTGAAGAGAAAATCAAACAACTGCAAGCTGAAAAGGATGCACAGATGCAGAAAGAG GCTATTCTTGaggacaaaataaaaaatttgcaaaGGGAAAAGGATGAAAACTTGCAAAATTTG GCAGGTCAAGAAGAAACAATCAGGCAGTTACATAGTGAAAAGATCGCATGCATTCAGAAAGAG GAAATGCTAGAAGAGAGATTTAAACAATTACAAAGGGAAAAGGATGCTTACCTGCAGAAAGAG ATTTCAACTGAGGAATCAATTGCAGCTCTGAGTAATGATTGCAAAAAATTACAAGATCAG GTGATGGAGTTAGAGGAGTCGAGGAAGAGTCTCCTCAAGGAAAAGGAGGAGTTGATAGAAAAAGTTTCCAGTTTACAGTTACATATCGACAATCTTGAGAGCACGATCACTTATACTCATCCATATATGAATAACATAGGG ACTTCTGAAGATGGAAATGCAGACCATCAACGAGAAGTTATGCATCCACCATCTGAGAAATTGGTTCCAGAAAATCGAGAGTTAATTGAAAAA GTTAATGGGATGTATGCGGATTCTCTCCCTGTTGGCTCCAATCCCGTGGACATAGCTGCTTTATCTGCTGTTGATAATAGCACGGCTGTTCTTCAAGATTTTGCTCTTGGAGCTGAAGGCAGGAAGATGATGCCTGTATCACACAGCGCACGATCCTTGGCAGAAGTAATGATCAATTTCGAGAGGAATGGTGAGGATGTGAATGGCAAAGATGGTTCCGGAACGCCAAAATCCTCGGAAGAGATAGTGGAAGCTGATGAAATAGTGCAGATTCCATTAGGTGATAGTCAAACAGAGGATGCTAGTCTGGAGGTTTATGAGAAGAATGACGCCTCATTCATAGACGCCCCTTTGATTGGTGCTCCATTTCGATTCATATCATTTGTTGCTAGATATGTTAGTGGAGCTGATTTAGTTAATAAAAACGCTGAGAACTCAGTCTAA
- the LOC140987199 gene encoding uncharacterized protein isoform X1 — translation MESGRRKKKRNNKKKNEQATTLIESVTNDGRDSTSYTRSHVVETEQDLDVQFSGATDASNDVGRKMDSDTDGHFSYGIEETNLAKADERYWIDREASFEEKIKQLQAEKDIQMQKEAILEDELKELLKEKDENLQKLTNLAKADKQYWIDKEASFEEKIKQLQAEKDAQMQKEAILEDKIKNLQREKDENLQNLAGQEETIRQLHSEKIACIQKEEMLEERFKQLQREKDAYLQKEISTEESIAALSNDCKKLQDQVMELEESRKSLLKEKEELIEKVSSLQLHIDNLESTITYTHPYMNNIGTSEDGNADHQREVMHPPSEKLVPENRELIEKVNGMYADSLPVGSNPVDIAALSAVDNSTAVLQDFALGAEGRKMMPVSHSARSLAEVMINFERNGEDVNGKDGSGTPKSSEEIVEADEIVQIPLGDSQTEDASLEVYEKNDASFIDAPLIGAPFRFISFVARYVSGADLVNKNAENSV, via the exons ATGGAGAGTGGTcggagaaagaagaaaagaaacaacAAGAAGAAGAATGAGCAAGCTACTACACTGATAGAAAGTGTCACCAATGATGGCAGGGACTCTACTTCTTATACCCGCAGTCATGTTGTGGAGACGGAACAGGATTTGGACGTTCAATTTTCAGGGGCTACAGATGCCTCAAATGACGTTGGACGGAAAATGGATTCTGATACTGATGGTCATTTTTCTTATGGAATAGAAGAA ACAAACTTAGCTAAAGCAGACGAACGGTATTGGATCGACAGAGAG GCAAGCTTTGAAGAGAAAATCAAACAACTGCAAGCTGAAAAGGATATACAGATGCAAAAAGAG GCTATTCTCGAGGATGAACTCAAAGAGTTGCTAAAGGAAAAAGATGAAAACTTGCAAAAATTG ACAAATTTAGCTAAAGCAGACAAACAGTATTGGATCGACAAAGAG GCAAGCTTTGAAGAGAAAATCAAACAACTGCAAGCTGAAAAGGATGCACAGATGCAGAAAGAG GCTATTCTTGaggacaaaataaaaaatttgcaaaGGGAAAAGGATGAAAACTTGCAAAATTTG GCAGGTCAAGAAGAAACAATCAGGCAGTTACATAGTGAAAAGATCGCATGCATTCAGAAAGAG GAAATGCTAGAAGAGAGATTTAAACAATTACAAAGGGAAAAGGATGCTTACCTGCAGAAAGAG ATTTCAACTGAGGAATCAATTGCAGCTCTGAGTAATGATTGCAAAAAATTACAAGATCAG GTGATGGAGTTAGAGGAGTCGAGGAAGAGTCTCCTCAAGGAAAAGGAGGAGTTGATAGAAAAAGTTTCCAGTTTACAGTTACATATCGACAATCTTGAGAGCACGATCACTTATACTCATCCATATATGAATAACATAGGG ACTTCTGAAGATGGAAATGCAGACCATCAACGAGAAGTTATGCATCCACCATCTGAGAAATTGGTTCCAGAAAATCGAGAGTTAATTGAAAAA GTTAATGGGATGTATGCGGATTCTCTCCCTGTTGGCTCCAATCCCGTGGACATAGCTGCTTTATCTGCTGTTGATAATAGCACGGCTGTTCTTCAAGATTTTGCTCTTGGAGCTGAAGGCAGGAAGATGATGCCTGTATCACACAGCGCACGATCCTTGGCAGAAGTAATGATCAATTTCGAGAGGAATGGTGAGGATGTGAATGGCAAAGATGGTTCCGGAACGCCAAAATCCTCGGAAGAGATAGTGGAAGCTGATGAAATAGTGCAGATTCCATTAGGTGATAGTCAAACAGAGGATGCTAGTCTGGAGGTTTATGAGAAGAATGACGCCTCATTCATAGACGCCCCTTTGATTGGTGCTCCATTTCGATTCATATCATTTGTTGCTAGATATGTTAGTGGAGCTGATTTAGTTAATAAAAACGCTGAGAACTCAGTCTAA
- the LOC140987199 gene encoding uncharacterized protein isoform X2, with amino-acid sequence MESGRRKKKRNNKKKNEQATTLIESVTNDGRDSTSYTRSHVVETEQDLDVQFSGATDASNDVGRKMDSDTDGHFSYGIEETNLAKADERYWIDREASFEEKIKQLQAEKDIQMQKEAILEDELKELLKEKDENLQKLASFEEKIKQLQAEKDAQMQKEAILEDKIKNLQREKDENLQNLAGQEETIRQLHSEKIACIQKEEMLEERFKQLQREKDAYLQKEISTEESIAALSNDCKKLQDQVMELEESRKSLLKEKEELIEKVSSLQLHIDNLESTITYTHPYMNNIGTSEDGNADHQREVMHPPSEKLVPENRELIEKVNGMYADSLPVGSNPVDIAALSAVDNSTAVLQDFALGAEGRKMMPVSHSARSLAEVMINFERNGEDVNGKDGSGTPKSSEEIVEADEIVQIPLGDSQTEDASLEVYEKNDASFIDAPLIGAPFRFISFVARYVSGADLVNKNAENSV; translated from the exons ATGGAGAGTGGTcggagaaagaagaaaagaaacaacAAGAAGAAGAATGAGCAAGCTACTACACTGATAGAAAGTGTCACCAATGATGGCAGGGACTCTACTTCTTATACCCGCAGTCATGTTGTGGAGACGGAACAGGATTTGGACGTTCAATTTTCAGGGGCTACAGATGCCTCAAATGACGTTGGACGGAAAATGGATTCTGATACTGATGGTCATTTTTCTTATGGAATAGAAGAA ACAAACTTAGCTAAAGCAGACGAACGGTATTGGATCGACAGAGAG GCAAGCTTTGAAGAGAAAATCAAACAACTGCAAGCTGAAAAGGATATACAGATGCAAAAAGAG GCTATTCTCGAGGATGAACTCAAAGAGTTGCTAAAGGAAAAAGATGAAAACTTGCAAAAATTG GCAAGCTTTGAAGAGAAAATCAAACAACTGCAAGCTGAAAAGGATGCACAGATGCAGAAAGAG GCTATTCTTGaggacaaaataaaaaatttgcaaaGGGAAAAGGATGAAAACTTGCAAAATTTG GCAGGTCAAGAAGAAACAATCAGGCAGTTACATAGTGAAAAGATCGCATGCATTCAGAAAGAG GAAATGCTAGAAGAGAGATTTAAACAATTACAAAGGGAAAAGGATGCTTACCTGCAGAAAGAG ATTTCAACTGAGGAATCAATTGCAGCTCTGAGTAATGATTGCAAAAAATTACAAGATCAG GTGATGGAGTTAGAGGAGTCGAGGAAGAGTCTCCTCAAGGAAAAGGAGGAGTTGATAGAAAAAGTTTCCAGTTTACAGTTACATATCGACAATCTTGAGAGCACGATCACTTATACTCATCCATATATGAATAACATAGGG ACTTCTGAAGATGGAAATGCAGACCATCAACGAGAAGTTATGCATCCACCATCTGAGAAATTGGTTCCAGAAAATCGAGAGTTAATTGAAAAA GTTAATGGGATGTATGCGGATTCTCTCCCTGTTGGCTCCAATCCCGTGGACATAGCTGCTTTATCTGCTGTTGATAATAGCACGGCTGTTCTTCAAGATTTTGCTCTTGGAGCTGAAGGCAGGAAGATGATGCCTGTATCACACAGCGCACGATCCTTGGCAGAAGTAATGATCAATTTCGAGAGGAATGGTGAGGATGTGAATGGCAAAGATGGTTCCGGAACGCCAAAATCCTCGGAAGAGATAGTGGAAGCTGATGAAATAGTGCAGATTCCATTAGGTGATAGTCAAACAGAGGATGCTAGTCTGGAGGTTTATGAGAAGAATGACGCCTCATTCATAGACGCCCCTTTGATTGGTGCTCCATTTCGATTCATATCATTTGTTGCTAGATATGTTAGTGGAGCTGATTTAGTTAATAAAAACGCTGAGAACTCAGTCTAA
- the LOC140987199 gene encoding uncharacterized protein isoform X3, whose amino-acid sequence MESGRRKKKRNNKKKNEQATTLIESVTNDGRDSTSYTRSHVVETEQDLDVQFSGATDASNDVGRKMDSDTDGHFSYGIEETNLAKADKQYWIDKEASFEEKIKQLQAEKDAQMQKEAILEDKIKNLQREKDENLQNLAGQEETIRQLHSEKIACIQKEEMLEERFKQLQREKDAYLQKEISTEESIAALSNDCKKLQDQVMELEESRKSLLKEKEELIEKVSSLQLHIDNLESTITYTHPYMNNIGTSEDGNADHQREVMHPPSEKLVPENRELIEKVNGMYADSLPVGSNPVDIAALSAVDNSTAVLQDFALGAEGRKMMPVSHSARSLAEVMINFERNGEDVNGKDGSGTPKSSEEIVEADEIVQIPLGDSQTEDASLEVYEKNDASFIDAPLIGAPFRFISFVARYVSGADLVNKNAENSV is encoded by the exons ATGGAGAGTGGTcggagaaagaagaaaagaaacaacAAGAAGAAGAATGAGCAAGCTACTACACTGATAGAAAGTGTCACCAATGATGGCAGGGACTCTACTTCTTATACCCGCAGTCATGTTGTGGAGACGGAACAGGATTTGGACGTTCAATTTTCAGGGGCTACAGATGCCTCAAATGACGTTGGACGGAAAATGGATTCTGATACTGATGGTCATTTTTCTTATGGAATAGAAGAA ACAAATTTAGCTAAAGCAGACAAACAGTATTGGATCGACAAAGAG GCAAGCTTTGAAGAGAAAATCAAACAACTGCAAGCTGAAAAGGATGCACAGATGCAGAAAGAG GCTATTCTTGaggacaaaataaaaaatttgcaaaGGGAAAAGGATGAAAACTTGCAAAATTTG GCAGGTCAAGAAGAAACAATCAGGCAGTTACATAGTGAAAAGATCGCATGCATTCAGAAAGAG GAAATGCTAGAAGAGAGATTTAAACAATTACAAAGGGAAAAGGATGCTTACCTGCAGAAAGAG ATTTCAACTGAGGAATCAATTGCAGCTCTGAGTAATGATTGCAAAAAATTACAAGATCAG GTGATGGAGTTAGAGGAGTCGAGGAAGAGTCTCCTCAAGGAAAAGGAGGAGTTGATAGAAAAAGTTTCCAGTTTACAGTTACATATCGACAATCTTGAGAGCACGATCACTTATACTCATCCATATATGAATAACATAGGG ACTTCTGAAGATGGAAATGCAGACCATCAACGAGAAGTTATGCATCCACCATCTGAGAAATTGGTTCCAGAAAATCGAGAGTTAATTGAAAAA GTTAATGGGATGTATGCGGATTCTCTCCCTGTTGGCTCCAATCCCGTGGACATAGCTGCTTTATCTGCTGTTGATAATAGCACGGCTGTTCTTCAAGATTTTGCTCTTGGAGCTGAAGGCAGGAAGATGATGCCTGTATCACACAGCGCACGATCCTTGGCAGAAGTAATGATCAATTTCGAGAGGAATGGTGAGGATGTGAATGGCAAAGATGGTTCCGGAACGCCAAAATCCTCGGAAGAGATAGTGGAAGCTGATGAAATAGTGCAGATTCCATTAGGTGATAGTCAAACAGAGGATGCTAGTCTGGAGGTTTATGAGAAGAATGACGCCTCATTCATAGACGCCCCTTTGATTGGTGCTCCATTTCGATTCATATCATTTGTTGCTAGATATGTTAGTGGAGCTGATTTAGTTAATAAAAACGCTGAGAACTCAGTCTAA
- the LOC140987199 gene encoding uncharacterized protein isoform X5, with product MQKEAILEDELKELLKEKDENLQKLTNLAKADKQYWIDKEASFEEKIKQLQAEKDAQMQKEAILEDKIKNLQREKDENLQNLAGQEETIRQLHSEKIACIQKEEMLEERFKQLQREKDAYLQKEISTEESIAALSNDCKKLQDQVMELEESRKSLLKEKEELIEKVSSLQLHIDNLESTITYTHPYMNNIGTSEDGNADHQREVMHPPSEKLVPENRELIEKVNGMYADSLPVGSNPVDIAALSAVDNSTAVLQDFALGAEGRKMMPVSHSARSLAEVMINFERNGEDVNGKDGSGTPKSSEEIVEADEIVQIPLGDSQTEDASLEVYEKNDASFIDAPLIGAPFRFISFVARYVSGADLVNKNAENSV from the exons ATGCAAAAAGAG GCTATTCTCGAGGATGAACTCAAAGAGTTGCTAAAGGAAAAAGATGAAAACTTGCAAAAATTG ACAAATTTAGCTAAAGCAGACAAACAGTATTGGATCGACAAAGAG GCAAGCTTTGAAGAGAAAATCAAACAACTGCAAGCTGAAAAGGATGCACAGATGCAGAAAGAG GCTATTCTTGaggacaaaataaaaaatttgcaaaGGGAAAAGGATGAAAACTTGCAAAATTTG GCAGGTCAAGAAGAAACAATCAGGCAGTTACATAGTGAAAAGATCGCATGCATTCAGAAAGAG GAAATGCTAGAAGAGAGATTTAAACAATTACAAAGGGAAAAGGATGCTTACCTGCAGAAAGAG ATTTCAACTGAGGAATCAATTGCAGCTCTGAGTAATGATTGCAAAAAATTACAAGATCAG GTGATGGAGTTAGAGGAGTCGAGGAAGAGTCTCCTCAAGGAAAAGGAGGAGTTGATAGAAAAAGTTTCCAGTTTACAGTTACATATCGACAATCTTGAGAGCACGATCACTTATACTCATCCATATATGAATAACATAGGG ACTTCTGAAGATGGAAATGCAGACCATCAACGAGAAGTTATGCATCCACCATCTGAGAAATTGGTTCCAGAAAATCGAGAGTTAATTGAAAAA GTTAATGGGATGTATGCGGATTCTCTCCCTGTTGGCTCCAATCCCGTGGACATAGCTGCTTTATCTGCTGTTGATAATAGCACGGCTGTTCTTCAAGATTTTGCTCTTGGAGCTGAAGGCAGGAAGATGATGCCTGTATCACACAGCGCACGATCCTTGGCAGAAGTAATGATCAATTTCGAGAGGAATGGTGAGGATGTGAATGGCAAAGATGGTTCCGGAACGCCAAAATCCTCGGAAGAGATAGTGGAAGCTGATGAAATAGTGCAGATTCCATTAGGTGATAGTCAAACAGAGGATGCTAGTCTGGAGGTTTATGAGAAGAATGACGCCTCATTCATAGACGCCCCTTTGATTGGTGCTCCATTTCGATTCATATCATTTGTTGCTAGATATGTTAGTGGAGCTGATTTAGTTAATAAAAACGCTGAGAACTCAGTCTAA
- the LOC140987230 gene encoding uncharacterized protein — MSRSLKEPVNGAARKSPPGLFPNGSLRNFNGDENLDLFSKTRRPFSVTSAAHHPDVSLKLGRLSIGSAKQGKSGLDDLLSADGGKHDYDWLLTPPGTPLVPSSDGNESQHALLAPRSSPLVRSVSTTKASRLSVSQSESNHPAKPTRSRSVTRSSVSSSQHNSYSNKSTSILNSSSASVSSYIRPSTPTNRSSGTTRASTPSARPTVSRSTTPSKSRTAPTASSVDKPKPSQNSRPSTPTSRIQVSANTISSAAWTTSRPSTPTRRNSAPSLSLVSGASVSGGHSHTNGRNVVSVSRPSSPASRVCTPPQTIVLPDFPLEAPPNLRTTLTERSISAGRSRPGLALAAKGNVEPLATTVTVPRRQPSPVVTRGRAADPIGRGRPLANGQLSNSMDYRRELSTRKPVSTSTDGTGFGRTILKKTPDIAARHMDIKSSSNLSRPVTVSNLFPQSIRSSNHKTHLSAASGNGCIPISRYGDIAENGNHINSFSESGSEEDKHPSSAKLANIDIYESSRYDMILLKEDLKNMSWLHSIDDKSDEGSLFDNGFERLPEPFDQEYPYS, encoded by the exons ATGAGTCGCAGCCTCAAAGAACCTGTCAACGGCGCCGCCCGGAAGAGCCCGCCAGGACTCTTTCCAAATGGATCACTTCGTAATTTCAATGGTGATGAAAATTTGGATCTTTTCTCCAAGACCCGCCGCCCTTTTTCCGTTACCTCAGCTGCTCACCACCCCGATG TATCTTTAAAGCTGGGGAGACTCTCGATTGGATCGGCTAAACAGGGGAAGAGTGGATTGGATGATCTGTTGTCAGCAGATGGCGGGAAGCACGACTATGATTG GCTTCTTACACCTCCTGGGACTCCTTTGGTCCCTTCTTCGGATGGAAATGAATCTCAGCATGCTCTTCTAGCTCCAAGAAGCAGTCCATTGGTCAGATCAGTCTCGACAACCAAGGCCTCAAGG CTGTCAGTCTCTCAGTCTGAGAGCAACCATCCTGCAAAACCAACACGAAGCAGATCGGTGACTCGTTCTTCTGTCTCTAGTTCCCAACACAATTCCTattctaataaatcaacttccaTTCTGAACTCAAGTTCTGCTTCGGTCTCTTCGTATATTAGACCATCCACTCCCACGAACCGCTCTTCAGGTACCACAAGAGCTTCAACCCCTTCTGCACGCCCAACAGTGTCAAGATCTACAACTCCTTCTAAATCTCGTACCGCTCCCACTGCATCTTCAGTGGATAAACCAAAACCATCGCAGAACTCAAGACCGTCTACTCCTACTTCCAGGATACAAGTCTCTGCAAACACGATCTCTTCTGCTGCCTGGACAACATCAAGGCCATCTACGCCTACTCGTCGAAATTCCGCACCATCTTTATCTCTTGTTTCTGGAGCTTCGGTCTCAGGCGGGCATAGTCACACTAACGGACGTAATGTTGTTTCTGTATCTCGCCCAAGCTCCCCGGCTTCACGAGTTTGCACCCCACCACAAACGATTGTACTCCCTGATTTTCCACTTGAAGCACCACCAAACTTGCGAACAACTTTGACTGAGAGATCAATATCCGCCGGTAGGTCCAGACCTGGACTGGCTCTGGCTGCCAAAGGCAATGTAGAGCCTTTGGCGACTACAGTCACTGTGCCAAGGAGACAGCCATCACCAGTGGTCACCAGGGGAAGAGCTGCAGATCCAATTGGAAGGGGTCGACCACTTGCGAATGGACAGTTGAGTAATTCGATGGATTATCGGAGAGAGTTGTCGACTAGGAAACCTGTCAGTACATCCACCGATGGCACTGGGTTTGGTCGGAcaattttaaagaaaactccTGATATTGCTGCAAGGCATATG GATATAAAAAGTAGCAGCAATTTGTCTCGACCTGTTACAGTCTCAAATTTATTTCCTCAAAGCATTCGATCCAGCAACCATAAAACCCATCTTAGTGCAGCATCTGGCAATGGATGCATTCCAATCTCTCGTTACGGCGACATTGCAGAAAACGGGAATCATATTAACTCGTTTTCGGAAAGTGGAAGTGAAGAGGACAAGCATCCATCTTCAGCAAAACTTGCCAACATCGATATTTATGAAAGCTCCCGCTATGACATGATTCTTCTTAAAGAGGACCTGAAGAATATGAGTTGGCTTCACAGTATTGACGACAAATCCGACGAAGGATCCCTCTTTGATAATGGGTTTGAGCGTTTGCCAGAACCATTTGACCAGGAATATCCTTACTCATGA
- the LOC140987237 gene encoding uncharacterized protein, giving the protein MRLVRYLVLLCLCVWLFLLLRVIRAQSPPSPTSNSMFSNARALDALLQDYAYQAFVRPRTGVVYDGTVPSNLSGIQVSAMRLRSGSLRTKGVRMYKEFEIPKGVRGQPYTERLVLVYQNLGNWSMVYYPVPGYMYLSPILGLLAYDAADLTAKNLPVLDIKASGQPISIKFSELKSVPEGSVPKCASFDLNGSVSFSSVMSDNICTTFQQGHFSIAVESIAPAPAPFSFPSPPSPSPPPPRGISGAQEEQQGSNNSKVWIIVGSVVGGFALLIILGLVIVWLCRYKHRKKMHQMERAAEVGEALHMTTVGSSKAPVATGTRTQPTLETEYVP; this is encoded by the coding sequence ATGAGGCTTGTTAGATATCTTGTATTGCTTTGTCTCTGTGTGTGGTTATTCTTGTTGCTGAGAGTCATCAGAGCTCAATCACCTCCTTCTCCAACTTCTAATTCAATGTTTAGTAATGCACGGGCACTAGATGCTCTCCTCCAAGACTATGCGTACCAGGCATTTGTGCGGCCACGAACTGGTGTTGTCTATGATGGGACTGTCCCCTCTAATCTGTCCGGGATTCAGGTCTCGGCCATGAGACTCAGGAGTGGTAGCTTAAGGACAAAGGGTGTTCGTATGTACAAGGAGTTTGAGATTCCCAAGGGTGTTAGGGGACAGCCTTACACTGAGAGGCTTGTTTTGGTCTACCAGAATTTGGGCAATTGGTCTATGGTATATTACCCCGTCCCTGGTTACATGTATTTATCACCAATATTGGGCCTTCTAGCTTATGATGCTGCGGACCTTACGGCCAAAAACTTACCTGTGCTGGATATCAAGGCATCTGGTCAACCCATATCTATCAAGTTTTCGGAATTAAAGTCAGTGCCAGAAGGATCAGTTCCCAAGTGTGCTTCATTTGATTTAAACGGTTCAGTTAGTTTCTCTAGTGTGATGTCAGATAATATCTGTACGACATTCCAACAGGGGCACTTCTCTATTGCAGTGGAATCAATTGCCCCAGCTCCTGCACCATTCTCCTTCCCTTCACCACCATCGCCGTCGCCTCCGCCACCAAGAGGAATTAGTGGTGCTCAAGAAGAGCAGCAAGGGAGTAACAATTCCAAGGTCTGGATAATAGTGGGGTCAGTGGTAGGAGGATTTGCATTGTTAATCATTCTAGGACTCGTGATCGTGTGGCTGTGCAGGTATAAACACAGGAAGAAAATGCACCAAATGGAGAGGGCAGCGGAGGTGGGGGAGGCGTTGCATATGACCACTGTTGGAAGCAGTAAAGCACCAGTAGCTACCGGAACAAGGACACAACCAACGCTTGAGACTGAATATGTACCCTGA
- the LOC140987247 gene encoding NADH dehydrogenase [ubiquinone] 1 alpha subcomplex subunit 1-like has product MGMVWLEAMLPLGIIAGMLCVMGNAQYFIHKAAHGRPKHIGNDVWDVAMEKRDKKIMEMLSSRSPSS; this is encoded by the exons ATGGGGATGGTGTGGCTAGAAGCGATGCTACCTCTGGGAATTATAGCGGGAATGCTCTGCGTCATGGGAAACGCCCAATACTTCATCCACAAAGCAGCCCATGGCCGC CCGAAGCACATCGGGAACGACGTGTGGGATGTGGCCATGGAGAAACGGGATAAGAAGATCATGGAGATGCTCTCCTCTCGTTCGCCTTCCAGCTAG
- the LOC140987259 gene encoding uncharacterized protein, protein MATAAKAKLLLRELKTVKADLAFSKERCSQLEEENRILREARDKGVNPADDDMIRLQLETLLAEKARLARENSVYARENRFLREIVEYHQLTMQDVLYLDEGNEEFTEVISPIPMVYRTTLSISPPSPMSPPSPSEISSLKGSYASSPTS, encoded by the exons ATGGCAACAGCTGCCAAAGCAAAACTACTTTTGCGAGAGCTGAAAACTGTCAAAGCAGACCTGGCTTTCTCAAAGGAGCGGTGCTCTCAGCTAGAAGAAGAGAATAGAATCCTTAGAGAGGCTCGCGACAAAGGAGTTAATCCTGCCGATGATGATATG ATACGCCTTCAGCTGGAGACACTATTGGCAGAGAAGGCTCGACTGGCTCGCGAAAACTCCGTGTACGCTCGCGAGAACCGCTTCTTGAGGGAGATTGTGGAGTACCACCAACTCACAATGCAGGACGTTTTGTACCTGGATGAGGGAAATGAAGAATTTACAGAGGTGATTTCTCCCATTCCTATGGTGTATAGGACAACACTCTCTATATCTCCGCCATCGCCAATGTCTCCACCCTCGCCTTCCGAGATTTCCAGTCTGAAAGGAAGCTATGCAAGCTCCCCCACCTCATAG
- the LOC140972767 gene encoding uncharacterized protein, protein MAYRRRHGVGRSSTYVLPSDDRDEAALYTASSSLAAQALKASAAHSDSSRFKDHPKGAGPAYDYTSMGSSSEDGSLWGVLARKAKSILEDENAPHSKYHGDSVTWPEMLNSSRIGQAEMSTRLDNPTLRKRLDALASSMNRIGDSIGNALEEGRTIVENKTADLIQETRKLQLRKKGINLEELSFESGAPVSWKQLTESXRLSDFVNHLDYFQR, encoded by the exons ATGGCGTATAGAAGAAGACATGGTGTGGGAAGATCATCCACCTACGTGCTTCCGTCGGACGACAGAGATGAGGCGGCGTTGTACACAGCGTCTTCTTCGCTGGCGGCTCAGGCCTTAAAGGCATCCGCCGCGCATTCTGACTCCTCTCGTTTCAAGGACCACCCCAAG GGAGCAGGTCCTGCATATGATTACACGTCAATGGGGAGTTCGAGCGAAGACGGGAGCCTTTGGGGTGTTCTAGCTAGGAAAGCTAAGTCAATTCTTGAGGATGAAAATGCCCCTCATTCCAAATATCATGGCGATAGCGTAACGTGGCCAGAAATGTTGAATTCCTCAAGGATTGGGCAG GCTGAAATGTCTACAAGACTGGACAATCCTACTCTGCGTAAGAGACTGGATGCACTTGCATCTTCGATGAACCGCATTGGTGACTCCATTGGGAATGCTTTGGAG GAAGGGCGCACGATTGTTGAAAACAAGACAGCAGATTTAATCCAAGAAACTCGCAAACTACAGCTAAGAAAAAAAGGAATCAACTTGGAGGAACTCAGCTTTGAATCAGGTGCACCTGTTTCATGGAAGCAACTAACGGAATCGNcccgcctgtctgactttgtcaaccacttggattattTTCAGAGATAG